One window of Quercus robur chromosome 5, dhQueRobu3.1, whole genome shotgun sequence genomic DNA carries:
- the LOC126725584 gene encoding uncharacterized protein LOC126725584 — protein sequence MADGWTDTRHRSLINFLVYCPRGMVFVKSVDALEIVKSSRNLFKLFDEVVTWIGPKNIVHMVTDNASIYVFAGKLLYEKYKTISWSPCAAHCLNLVLQDMGDMPHVDRHKKRTSKVIVFIYNHVALIAWLRNRPGWTDIVHPGATRFATTFLSFGSIHVHKHDLQALVTSKFFVDNRLARELKAKEVVSIILENSFWDDINVLVKISSPLIRLLQIVDSDQRPVIGYVYEGMHRAQLGIKKIFRMKKHLYKPYTSIIKNRWDKHFLKDLHAAANWLNPAF from the coding sequence ATGGCTGATGGTTGGACAGATACTAGACATAGGTCATTGATTAATTTCCTTGTTTATTGTCCTAGGGGAATGGTATTTGTAAAATCAGTTGATGCCTTAGAGATTGTGAAGAGTAGTAGAAACTtgtttaaattgtttgatgaagTAGTTACATGGATTGGTCCAAAAAACATAGTTCACATGGTTACTGATAATGCTTCCATTTATGTATTTGCTGGTAAATTGTTGTATGAAAAGTATAAAACTATTAGTTGGTCTCCTTGTGCAGCACATTGCCTGAATCTTGTGTTGCAGGATATGGGAGACATGCCTCATGTGGATAGACACAAAAAACGTACATCCAAagttatagtttttatttataatcatGTGGCTTTGATTGCTTGGTTGAGGAATAGGCCTGGTTGGACAGATATTGTACATCCGGGAGCAACAAGATTTGCTACTACTTTCCTTTCATTTGGAAGTATTCATGTGCATAAGCATGACTTGCAAGCCTTAGTGACTAGCAAGTTCTTTGTGGACAATAGATTGGCAAGAGAGTTAAAGGCAAAAGAAGTAGTTTCTATCATTTTGGAGAATTCTTTTTGGGATGATATTAATGTTCTTGTCAAGATTTCATCGCCACTCATTCGTTTGTTACAAATTGTTGATTCTGATCAAAGGCCTGTAATAGGATATGTGTATGAGGGCATGCATAGAGCACAGTTGGGAATCAAGAAGATCTTCCGAATGAAGAAGCACTTGTACAAGCCATACACCTCAATTATAAAAAACCGTTGGGACAAACATTTCCTTAAAGATCTTCATGCTGCTGCAAATTGGTTAAATCCCGCTTTTTAA